In the genome of Pelmatolapia mariae isolate MD_Pm_ZW unplaced genomic scaffold, Pm_UMD_F_2 NODE_ptg000249l+_length_28165_cov_1, whole genome shotgun sequence, the window aggGACAAGTTGATCAAAttcataattcctcttttaggttttagagaacagactgtgagagagttcCAGGGAAAGAGTAGAAAAGTAGAAAAGTAGACGAGACTGGACAAGGACATtgagaagccaagcaggaaacTAACTCTCTGGATCAATAATCAAGTTGATGAAGCTGTTGGCTCATTTTCTCTGACTCGCTgcttggagctcgacatgtcagagtgacgtcctgtccagactcagtGGGGATGTTTTTCTgatctgaaagaggaaacaacacagagcagagaggttaaaggtcaaagtacaatGACGATCAGAATGATTGACTTTAAATAATTTGCttatttcctttgacatttgagtttttagtCATGTTGGATTTAATGAACATTGAGGGGGAATTTTAGCCTCATGCTAAACATGCAAAGTGTCAGAAACTACAAGCCAGAGTGATGTGTTAAGGAGCTGtgttgtgtccaaattcatgggctgcatcctcccgAGGACACATTTGTAGGccaattacgtcacagcgacgcgccgaaggctgtccaaattcgtagactcctccaaatgcagccgacaaatgcgtcctccttttccccgaatttgaggATGTGTCGGGTGTCTTTCGTGGCTCACCATGTCTCAGAGTTCATagtgcggcccagccaaactccagtttccggcaatggcggccactactaagttttaaaattactcttactaATCTTTCTGAGTcagaaaataaacttttaacatattttcaggcgagaaagtagctgtgtaaacatcaaatatctgctctgtttatcaagatatcgcatatttgcaaaagtgctttgaCGTTTTTGAAGACGCctgctacccaccagctcgatagtgagcagggagctcgagggtcactgaagccgccgagaacggcacaactcccggcacatcattttcagatcaccgcggactttcacTAGTCAGGTTAAatgtaatatataagtcacttagacaacctaaaaatgttattgttgggcttttttcagtgttttgtttgttcgtgagtaaatcggtttggctgagattaaagttattagattagataaaataaaactttattaatccccgggtggttttcacacagctgaataaacgtcgaacagaaaactgattaaaaggaAGTATGAGACCAtcaagaatttacgccagtgtcctgttatattttagatagcaaggagcagacggccgagtttattaaactccgtCTGCTGGATGTtcaccatcatttatttatctttctttgtatttgttCATCTGACTCACATTCAGGCTGTGGAGGCTGAAGACGCTCTGCTACATGTGGATCAGCAGAATTCAGTTTACAGCTTCTGTAGATGAAGaaaccaacaacagcaacaagaaGAAGCACAACAAGAACTGACAGACCAACTTTCAGTCCAACAGATCCATCCGCCTTCCTTTTGTCTTCCTTTCCTCCATCTTTCTTGTCTTCATCCTTCTCTTGTCCTCCTgtgtgacctgcaggtgagaaacaggtgtgaggtgtcagctgtcaggtaggtgatgagtgaagaacagaacagaatccatttcctcttcaaactgctgtcagacattatctactgcactctgatcacatcactcagaccagctgctttctacaaagtctcatcaacaacatctttagaaacaaacatcaacaaccaggaagcagcttcacctctgatcacacacacactcaactctactcactcacctggaggaacaacaTGAAGGTAGGTGCTGTTGATTAGAGTCAAAGGTCCTCTCACTCGCTGGACAACAtgacactcgtatgttccagtgtcattaatcgtcacatctttcagaatcaaagacacgtctccatccttcatctgtctgtcctgcagatccacccggttcttaataGATGGATGCTGCCCTTCCGGATCAAACTGCTCATCCCGGTACAAAAGCACATATTCAtctcccaggtcagctctgctccactttaCAACTATGATGTTGTTgcttggagctcgacatgtcagagtgacgtcctgtccagactcagctgtgatgtttttctggtctgaaagaggaaacaacacagagcagagaggttaaaggtcaaagtgcaACTGTTCATGATGGGTCTGTCTAGCACACACCCGCCGCTGGAACGAGACAATTTCTACTACACAGaaaagcaagacacgagtaggcaaagtTGTTTATGTTTCTCGTGCACAAGGAAGACATCTGGACAAACGCCGTTCCGttgcttgaccccagttgctctcgtccgctccccagtaacactgctcttttattgaggttacatgaatatgcatagatTGATTAACACATGACgtcttacataggtatacatgtgaacaaagaataacTTATCTCTgcgttttgtgtgtgtgtgtgtgtgtggtcatgtgAACCTGTGAAGACTcccccaaagctggtgccaggagtccagcggtccatctaaacaaaaggcccTTATACTGATACCAGATACAGAGTAGGTTTCCTCCTAGaccacatgtgtcaaagtcaaggcccgcgggccacatccggcccggcgtacatttatatccggCCCACGAGATCATTTCATATAGATGTagtattattgttatgcatggccagCGATATGAGGCTTTTCtaatatacaaactacagatcccataatgcagccCTGCAGCCTCCTCGCTGAAGgctaggctaactgggaacattcccagtcaatcaagtcaaacttctgttattgccaagctagccgctcacaatggtggagagaaaagttgattctgaaagcagagcctttcagcgccagtGGAAGACTGAAtacatgtttacagacattgctggtaaacccgtgtgtcttattagtggagctaatgcggctgtaattaaggaatttaatttaagacggcactacgagacagaacgtcaggataagctgaaaaatctaaatgcagagcagaaactacagaaagtagaagagctaaagaagaatctgacatttcagcagacagttttcaccagagcaaaatcacaaagtgaagctgttgtgaaagcaagttttattgtagcagaggcGCCAAATCAGCCCCgtaccactctgaagagctgcatgatgaaggtgtGCGAGGTCctgtgtccagacaaaacgcagagtttggcaaatgtgagcctgagcagaaatacgattgctgatcgggtttgtgagatggtcactgatttaagaacacagttgtgtgaaagaagcaaaaactttattgcatactctcttgctgtggatgaaagtatagacatgatggacattgcacagctggccatcttcatccatggagaggaaatattgaacattaaatcgatgcacgggacaacggcaggaaaagacatttttttaaacgtatgtcaaagtgtaaccgacatgaaacttccctgggacaaacttgttggacttacaacagatggagggccggtgttgtgcggtgaaaaaagtggactagtcagcaggatgcgagtgaagatgcaggaggagaactgtaccggtgagttaacagcatatcactgcatcacacaccaggaaaggctgtgtggtaaagtcctaaaaatggagcatgtaatgatcaccgtaacgcaaaccgtaaattttatctgagctaaaagtttaaatcaccgtcaatttcagtcttttatgtgggaaatagattcagagtttgccgacattccttatcatacagaggtccgttggctgagttggggaaaagttctcaatagagttttcgagctcagcaaggaaatctgtaGTTCATGGACATGTATGATGcagtgaaggcatttcaagtgaagctgtcacaaatgcaccagtgcaacctgcctcactttccctgttgcagtaatgttgaaccaagtcagcggactttgctgaactgcacctgtgcagattcagatggagctgcagtgtaatgatacactcaaggcaaagtacaacactgaatggcccgcacagtttattagttccattcctgaagcaatgctCCGTCTACAactttgtgtttgctttcatttcttttttctggggtttttggcagcatgttcatatttctaacttgcataattttgacaggatatatttttatgaaaagcaaaatatttaaagttaaagttcattttttttaagtttatttaatctggaataatattcctgtctgtttttattcatatttatgtttaaataacattgttttagtgtgttcaataaatgtttatcttgatTGGCCCGCAAACCTgaagtgtgccttgagttttggccccctgtgcaacTGAATTTGACACCCCTGTCTTATACCATGAATCAGTAAGAGAAGACAtaacctctctcatgaccttaagatgtgtgtgcatgccagaacactctggaagtCACACCCATTTttgcagactgctaaggatcagacCCCTACCAATATGACATTGACTATAACTCttagcatatatgagtaaatatttctaagcataaattaCAATCAACAATATAACCCTGACAGTTCACTTctacagcagccaatcagagggaGAGTCTTCTGTGTCTCTGTCACAGTTGGATTACAGATGTTAACTCCAACCAGCCTCACATCACTCATGATTCTGAATGAATCAGAAACTAATTGTTAGAGAAATATTATCAGCATGTAAACCAGACTGAGACTCTTTATCTCAGAAATCAACTCAGTTTAGTTTCTAACAGTtaaatctcacctgcagagacgAACAGGACAAACATCAGCGTGGAGCAGAGTGACGCAGTTACAGCAGACATGTCCGtgttctctgtttctgctgatctgactCTTAGTTTGTTCTAAATGTCTGAGTCTGTTGGTGTTTTCACTCAATAACTGAACCTGAGTTTACACCTGAACACATCAGATTACATTtaaggtttaaataaagttaaagcTGCGGTTCAAACTCTTCCGTGTTGTGTGAGGACGTCGCGTTAGAGTGACGTTTGGTAGGTTGGACTGAGGATGAGCAGAAATAAGTGCGTCACAACAAATGAGACGAAGACGAAAAGTTTTACTGTTCAGTTGTTGAACGATCTCCACAGAACAAAATCAGAAGCTCTCATGTTTCGTCATGTAGGaacagtttgtgtttcagtCTTTGAAGCAGAAGTTTTGTTTCTGACGGCAGTTTGAATCTCGTTTCATcgtcacaaacagaaaaacagaatcaATATGACAATAAGTCTCAGGGAAATATTGTTACTGTGCAGccaaaacttcctgttttatgtcAAAGTTAAATCTGACCTGCAGAGACGAACAGGACAAACATCAGCGTGGAGCAGAGTGACGCAGTTACAGCAGACATGTCCGtgttctctgtttctgctgatctgactCTTAGTTTGTTCTAAATGTCTGAGTCTGTTGGTGTTTTCACTCAATAACTGAACCTGAGTTTAAACCTGAACACATCAGATTAAATTTatggtttaaataaagttttatctttcAGCCACTGATTCAGACTCAGCACTTCAGTCTCGTACAGAAGTCCTGTTGGAGTCACATTTGATATGTtggacaaataaaatgtgaattttctgGAAATGTTTCAGGATTTACAAGGTTAACATCTAATAGAaatgaaattacattttaaatgttg includes:
- the LOC134622851 gene encoding uncharacterized protein LOC134622851, whose amino-acid sequence is MSAVTASLCSTLMFVLFVSADQKNITAESGQDVTLTCRAPSNNIIVVKWSRADLGDEYVLLYRDEQFDPEGQHPSIKNRVDLQDRQMKDGDVSLILKDVTINDTGTYECHVVQRVRGPLTLINSTYLHVVPPGEKADGSVGLKVGLSVLVVLLLVAVVGFFIYRSCKLNSADPHVAERLQPPQPEYQKNIPTESGQDVTLTCRAPSSESEKMSQQLHQLDY